From one Alicyclobacillus acidocaldarius subsp. acidocaldarius Tc-4-1 genomic stretch:
- a CDS encoding MFS transporter produces MWWIFTSVVLGTLMVNIDSSVVNVLIPTLERAFHRPPSLLQWAVSAYLLVVTTLLPLLGALSDRGSRKKYYLMGVALFTISSALCAMATNLIELIIFRMIQGLGGALIMANVMSIITFTFPPERRGKPLGYVNSIVALGTIIGPGLGSVLLSLFGWRSVFWINIPIGMISLALSIVHLPPLRTSKEEQPLDLVGAIWITAAVAAMFFEFSEAGSWGWTSAPSIVLLVTGVVCFLLFLVHERHTPAPLIQLTYFRIPSFGLSVISSFLSYVLMMMPQFLLPIFLRDVQGESATRVGLVLMTQSLSMLVFSPVAGWLSDRYGPRAWPVIGMVMVGISVAVFSSLSAHTPLAYTTIDLFLFGLGLSLFTAPNNALVLAAVPPQHSGEVGSLLALVRNLGRLVGIAVSSAELTVSHVNGSGMANSHSLVTAFDRAFYIGVILAALAFATSISVSLHRSALGSTWKQRMP; encoded by the coding sequence ATGTGGTGGATCTTCACCAGCGTTGTTTTAGGGACATTGATGGTCAATATCGATAGCAGCGTGGTCAATGTATTGATCCCTACGCTTGAGCGTGCTTTTCACCGTCCACCATCATTGCTTCAATGGGCGGTCTCCGCATATCTTCTCGTGGTGACTACACTTCTCCCGCTTCTCGGCGCACTGTCCGATCGTGGCAGCCGAAAGAAGTATTACCTTATGGGTGTTGCCCTTTTCACAATCTCCTCCGCGCTGTGTGCCATGGCTACAAATCTCATAGAGCTTATCATCTTTCGGATGATACAAGGGTTGGGCGGGGCGCTCATCATGGCGAACGTGATGTCCATCATTACGTTCACTTTCCCGCCAGAAAGGCGCGGAAAACCACTCGGATATGTCAACAGCATCGTGGCATTAGGCACGATCATCGGTCCTGGTCTGGGGAGTGTCCTTCTTTCCTTGTTTGGATGGCGATCTGTTTTCTGGATTAACATCCCCATTGGGATGATTTCGCTAGCGCTTAGCATTGTCCATCTTCCACCGCTCAGGACTTCAAAGGAGGAACAACCACTCGATCTTGTGGGCGCAATCTGGATTACTGCTGCAGTAGCAGCGATGTTCTTCGAATTCAGTGAGGCAGGGTCCTGGGGATGGACGAGTGCTCCAAGCATTGTGCTTCTCGTCACGGGCGTCGTATGTTTCTTGCTCTTTCTGGTTCACGAGCGACACACACCAGCCCCGCTCATTCAATTGACATACTTTCGTATTCCGTCATTTGGTCTCTCTGTGATTTCAAGTTTTCTTTCATACGTGCTCATGATGATGCCCCAATTCCTGCTTCCCATTTTTCTACGAGATGTGCAAGGTGAATCGGCCACTCGTGTGGGGCTCGTCTTGATGACGCAATCCTTGAGTATGTTGGTATTCTCACCAGTCGCGGGATGGCTAAGTGATCGATATGGCCCGCGTGCTTGGCCTGTGATAGGCATGGTGATGGTGGGCATTTCAGTAGCCGTTTTCTCCTCGTTATCTGCGCATACGCCGCTTGCCTATACAACGATCGATCTGTTTCTCTTCGGCCTTGGGCTCAGCCTGTTCACCGCGCCGAATAACGCACTCGTGTTAGCGGCAGTCCCACCTCAACATAGCGGCGAAGTCGGGAGCTTGCTGGCGCTTGTGCGAAATCTTGGCCGCCTTGTGGGCATAGCGGTCTCGTCGGCAGAACTGACCGTCAGTCACGTGAATGGTAGTGGAATGGCGAATTCCCACAGTCTCGTCACGGCCTTTGATCGAGCATTTTACATAGGAGTTATCCTCGCGGCACTCGCATTTGCAACAAGTATCAGTGTCAGTTTGCATCGTTCGGCGCTAGGAAGCACGTGGAAACAGCGCATGCCTTAA
- a CDS encoding class II aldolase/adducin family protein encodes MDQVQQKKRELMEAAHKLKEAGLLFRGYHANLSTRISEDTMILTSGGSVERLDENGFALIRLDGQVIEGDIAPVMAEIIQMHAGVYRERPSVGCVIHTHAPHATSFAVAQQPIPVVYEPLVRFGVTEDIPVVPWAPRGSDASVKGIVQIVKERPGVWAVLLANHGVLAFSRTITETVQLLATLDEAAEIVLNARMLGGEKRLPDQAFTQIQERMREFAEVKR; translated from the coding sequence ATGGATCAGGTGCAACAGAAGAAGCGAGAACTGATGGAGGCAGCACACAAGCTGAAGGAAGCGGGGCTATTGTTCCGCGGATATCACGCCAATCTGTCAACACGCATTTCAGAGGACACCATGATTCTCACCAGCGGCGGTAGCGTCGAACGTTTGGATGAAAACGGCTTTGCACTTATTCGCTTGGACGGACAGGTGATCGAGGGTGATATCGCACCCGTTATGGCTGAAATCATTCAGATGCACGCTGGTGTATACCGTGAACGTCCGTCCGTAGGTTGCGTGATTCACACGCATGCGCCACATGCGACCTCGTTTGCGGTGGCTCAGCAACCTATCCCTGTTGTGTATGAGCCACTCGTCCGCTTTGGTGTAACAGAGGATATTCCGGTCGTCCCTTGGGCGCCACGCGGTTCGGACGCCTCAGTCAAAGGCATTGTTCAAATCGTGAAAGAGCGACCAGGTGTATGGGCGGTTCTTTTGGCCAATCATGGCGTGCTTGCATTCTCGCGTACGATCACCGAAACCGTTCAACTTTTGGCGACCCTTGATGAAGCAGCAGAAATCGTACTGAATGCCCGTATGCTAGGCGGAGAGAAGCGGTTACCTGACCAAGCGTTTACGCAGATTCAGGAACGGATGCGGGAGTTTGCGGAAGTCAAACGGTGA
- a CDS encoding EAL domain-containing protein, protein MNHVRGEVCAHEALSRPRIDGRAIAPDVWFRAAVACNRAREVDQLVVTLSMQSFALAWSETPPTPLFVNVTPSSLTNNLFIEYLESLFEKGICFPEQLVIEIVEYIPYDVTHLSAVIQTVRSRGVRIALDDVGIGSNTFSSVAVLEPDWVKVDRTLIRGISGTPAKQEFLSRLVQIMGSGERIIAEGIETHEDLETIRSMGIFKSQGYYWSAPLSVPQIRSLLQTIEQKRHELLKLVETTVWTDPTVLAKSEEIDRLVTLYYRLWNKVRNPDRSLS, encoded by the coding sequence GTGAACCACGTTCGTGGAGAGGTTTGTGCCCACGAGGCCTTGAGCCGTCCTCGGATTGACGGCCGCGCAATTGCGCCGGATGTGTGGTTTCGTGCAGCGGTCGCGTGTAATCGGGCCCGAGAAGTGGACCAACTTGTTGTGACCCTCAGTATGCAATCTTTCGCCCTAGCGTGGTCCGAAACACCTCCTACTCCCTTATTTGTAAACGTAACTCCGAGCAGCTTAACGAATAATCTTTTTATAGAATATTTGGAAAGTTTATTTGAAAAAGGTATCTGTTTCCCTGAACAATTGGTTATCGAAATCGTAGAGTACATTCCCTATGATGTCACTCACTTGTCTGCGGTTATTCAAACAGTTCGCTCACGAGGTGTGCGAATTGCATTGGATGATGTAGGGATAGGTTCAAATACTTTCTCTTCGGTCGCCGTATTAGAACCAGACTGGGTCAAAGTAGACCGGACATTGATTCGCGGAATTTCAGGAACGCCAGCTAAGCAAGAGTTCTTATCACGACTCGTTCAAATCATGGGGTCAGGTGAACGGATTATTGCGGAGGGTATAGAGACGCATGAGGATTTAGAAACGATTAGATCTATGGGTATCTTCAAGAGTCAAGGATACTATTGGTCCGCGCCCTTGTCGGTACCGCAGATTCGGTCTTTGCTTCAAACCATCGAACAAAAACGACATGAGTTACTTAAACTCGTGGAAACCACTGTATGGACCGATCCGACGGTACTAGCGAAGAGTGAGGAGATCGACCGATTGGTGACGTTATATTACCGACTGTGGAACAAAGTGAGGAATCCCGATCGTAGTTTATCCTAA
- a CDS encoding MBL fold metallo-hydrolase → MAIRTISAAELHRKMDSGESLFILDVRNPEEYQDWKIEGNQLRSINIPYFDFLDDNDALYADLPKDTEIITVCAKGGSAQMVAELLEQRGYDVSVLEGGMLAWSQFYVPVTIVEDENLKLIQFNRLAKGCLSYMVISDGKALVVDPSRHVDEYLRVAEQEGAQIEHIMDTHLHADHITGGPELAQKTGATYYISASEMQGSDRPYEPLEKHSVIQFGQVNVKVLAIPTPGHTPGSMSFLVNDQFLLSGDTIFVGGLGRPDLGGKAREWAQALYDTVFRTIAQLSDDVLVLPAHYADIQEINASGYVGETLGEIRRKNEIMRTEDRETFTETVANSVGATPPNYEDIVSINRGVLSVSPEKATELEIGPNRCAIHHT, encoded by the coding sequence ATGGCGATCCGCACGATTTCTGCCGCTGAACTTCATCGCAAAATGGACTCTGGAGAATCACTGTTCATCTTGGATGTTCGCAACCCTGAGGAGTATCAGGATTGGAAAATCGAAGGTAACCAATTGCGATCCATCAACATTCCGTACTTTGATTTCCTGGATGACAATGACGCGCTCTATGCTGACCTTCCGAAAGACACTGAGATCATCACGGTATGCGCAAAAGGCGGGTCTGCTCAAATGGTGGCTGAACTGCTTGAGCAACGTGGTTACGATGTGAGCGTTCTGGAAGGTGGCATGCTCGCTTGGAGTCAGTTTTACGTGCCGGTGACGATTGTCGAGGATGAAAACTTGAAGCTTATCCAGTTCAATCGTCTGGCGAAGGGTTGCCTATCCTATATGGTGATTTCCGACGGAAAAGCCCTTGTCGTCGACCCGAGTCGACATGTAGATGAGTATTTGCGAGTCGCCGAGCAGGAAGGGGCACAGATTGAGCACATCATGGACACTCACCTGCACGCGGACCACATCACAGGAGGGCCCGAACTCGCGCAGAAAACAGGTGCTACGTACTACATCTCGGCCAGTGAAATGCAAGGTTCAGACCGACCCTATGAACCACTCGAAAAGCACAGCGTGATTCAATTTGGCCAAGTGAATGTCAAGGTCTTGGCCATTCCTACGCCGGGTCACACACCTGGAAGCATGTCCTTCTTGGTCAACGATCAGTTCTTGCTGTCAGGGGACACGATTTTTGTGGGCGGACTCGGTCGTCCAGACCTCGGTGGCAAGGCCCGCGAATGGGCACAAGCCTTGTACGATACGGTGTTTCGCACGATAGCTCAGCTTTCTGACGACGTGCTCGTCCTCCCCGCGCATTATGCGGATATCCAAGAAATCAACGCGTCCGGCTATGTCGGAGAAACACTGGGAGAGATTCGTCGTAAGAACGAAATCATGCGTACCGAAGATCGCGAAACGTTCACGGAGACAGTCGCGAATTCGGTCGGTGCCACTCCGCCTAACTATGAGGATATTGTTAGCATCAATCGCGGTGTGCTATCGGTATCCCCTGAAAAGGCGACCGAATTGGAAATTGGGCCAAACCGTTGTGCCATTCATCATACGTGA
- a CDS encoding PadR family transcriptional regulator, whose translation MQKQNRHLPAFLLLLLLDGEAHGGTLWSKLKSLLPEQWNIDSGAVYRTLRDLEERRAVSSRWMTEESGPPKRVYAITQKGLEELYEWRNDILLRKQSLEIFLSRFDEHVRSGRLHEDA comes from the coding sequence ATGCAGAAGCAAAATCGTCACTTGCCAGCTTTCTTGCTGTTGTTGTTGTTGGACGGTGAAGCGCACGGAGGAACCCTTTGGTCAAAACTGAAGTCGCTTCTCCCAGAACAATGGAATATCGACAGTGGCGCTGTATATCGCACTTTACGTGATCTTGAGGAACGTAGAGCTGTTTCATCACGATGGATGACCGAAGAATCCGGTCCCCCAAAACGCGTATACGCTATCACTCAGAAAGGATTGGAAGAATTGTACGAGTGGCGAAACGATATTTTGCTGCGAAAACAAAGTCTAGAGATTTTTCTCAGCCGATTTGATGAGCATGTGCGTTCGGGGAGATTGCATGAAGATGCGTAA
- a CDS encoding methyl-accepting chemotaxis protein: protein MSVIDSAKESIDRTFHSMTQKMMNMFPSMRIRQKFLMNTGLVTVLLIAMGVLNAILITKIHQSVNQLEQAAKVLNLVRKFDYDIVTSDNDGALYLLSPNGQNAQYNLQDYQNDLAQVKQDLSLLESYPMAVTDKAILNLFSSQWQQILDQNASAFRLASTSLSDAQAMFTSNTLQPLIQSLAQLTSDEESVKNAAVANVNHLLAQTLIWDMIIAFVAMMMGLIGSTTLSVSISRPIMRLRQVADEIARGNLRVDSVEVHTRDELEDLARVFNELVANLRSLIKAIADASEHVAASAEELSASTDELMKASEEITHSIEQVAAGADKQTRQMHDTSEAARSVRDEINQVSELADALNNTASRTEQEAEKGMKVMEDMESQMKTIRSRTTEAVDVMSRMERESENIRQIASTIMRIADETNLLALNASIEAARAGEHGRGFAVVADEIRSLANASADAAREVQEIVRTVIQSVSNVSQSIEAVTTEVQEGAAVADETKRTFSSIRHSMGDLTLRIKDVVDVTRNIVTQAEHMTHDMAVVVELAGQAACESESVVASAQQQAGSMQEIASTAASLSQRAQELQTMIGQFRV from the coding sequence ATGTCGGTGATTGATTCCGCAAAAGAGTCTATCGATCGCACGTTTCATTCGATGACGCAAAAAATGATGAACATGTTTCCTTCGATGCGCATTCGCCAAAAATTCCTGATGAATACCGGACTCGTGACGGTCCTTCTTATCGCAATGGGGGTTCTCAATGCGATCCTAATCACCAAAATACATCAATCGGTGAATCAATTAGAACAAGCTGCGAAAGTATTAAATCTTGTCCGCAAGTTTGACTATGATATCGTCACATCCGATAACGATGGAGCTCTGTATCTGCTGTCACCAAACGGACAAAACGCACAATACAACCTTCAAGATTACCAGAATGATTTAGCTCAGGTAAAACAAGATTTATCCTTATTGGAATCTTATCCGATGGCTGTGACGGATAAAGCCATTCTCAATTTGTTTAGTTCGCAGTGGCAGCAAATCCTTGACCAGAACGCGAGTGCGTTTCGATTGGCCTCAACGAGTCTGTCGGACGCACAAGCAATGTTCACCAGCAACACGTTACAACCGCTGATTCAAAGTCTTGCACAGTTAACGAGCGATGAAGAAAGCGTGAAAAATGCCGCGGTTGCAAACGTCAACCATTTGCTTGCGCAAACTTTGATTTGGGATATGATCATAGCCTTCGTTGCCATGATGATGGGCCTCATAGGGAGTACGACACTCTCCGTGTCCATATCTCGGCCTATCATGCGCCTAAGGCAGGTCGCGGATGAGATCGCACGCGGGAATTTGCGTGTCGATTCGGTCGAGGTACATACCCGGGATGAACTGGAGGATTTGGCGCGCGTCTTTAACGAGTTGGTCGCGAATCTGCGTTCACTGATAAAGGCGATTGCAGATGCATCGGAACACGTAGCTGCCAGCGCAGAAGAGTTGTCGGCGAGTACGGACGAACTCATGAAGGCGTCCGAGGAGATTACGCATTCTATCGAGCAAGTAGCCGCGGGCGCCGACAAGCAAACGAGGCAAATGCACGATACTTCTGAGGCAGCAAGAAGTGTACGAGATGAGATCAATCAGGTTTCCGAGTTGGCCGATGCGCTGAACAACACGGCAAGCCGAACAGAGCAAGAAGCTGAAAAGGGCATGAAGGTTATGGAAGACATGGAGTCGCAAATGAAGACGATCCGAAGTCGAACGACGGAAGCTGTAGACGTAATGAGCCGTATGGAAAGAGAATCGGAGAACATACGTCAAATTGCATCGACTATCATGCGAATCGCAGACGAGACCAATTTGCTCGCGCTCAACGCATCCATTGAAGCCGCTCGAGCGGGTGAGCACGGCCGCGGGTTTGCCGTTGTAGCAGATGAAATCCGTAGTCTCGCCAATGCTTCAGCTGATGCTGCACGAGAGGTTCAAGAAATTGTACGAACGGTGATACAATCGGTATCCAACGTGTCTCAATCCATCGAAGCGGTCACAACGGAGGTTCAAGAGGGGGCGGCAGTAGCAGATGAAACGAAACGAACCTTCTCAAGCATTCGCCACTCGATGGGGGACCTGACGTTGCGTATCAAGGATGTGGTTGACGTCACACGAAATATCGTCACTCAAGCCGAACATATGACACACGATATGGCGGTTGTCGTGGAATTGGCGGGACAAGCGGCGTGTGAATCCGAAAGTGTGGTGGCATCTGCACAACAACAGGCCGGCTCCATGCAAGAAATCGCGTCGACCGCTGCATCGCTGAGTCAACGCGCGCAGGAATTGCAGACGATGATTGGGCAGTTCCGAGTGTAG
- a CDS encoding IS1634 family transposase, with translation MREAFQLFGPVRSYVMGPAPVLARLIDELKWVEIIDEFVPRPDSKLSIGLRTKALLVHIGTNREALYRVEEFYAQRDVEVLLGNGVSADDLHDDALARALDALYDAGLEALYARIALHTLRRLRVLSDSNELIPIHADTTSLSVTGEYLDQTAFRIDRGFSKDHRPDLKQIVFGLCTVHGLGLCANVNPGNLDDHTWNFENIQQLLSQLDEETRKRSVYVADAALVTKDNLELLAEEDIHFISRLPGTYKLSEDLKRAAWEKENSWKEVGRLAEAEDSAHYRIQAFRRTLYGRTYRFVVVRSSSLDTRKERKLEEVLKREKAALEKAAKAMNQNVYSCEQDAQMAMQTFMHEHRATLHPISARICAEQVQEKRARRGRPRKDDPPPPVHTQYRVEVEILPPSEERVQQWREKEATFVLITDIRDDQRVSDEQILRLYKEQHEVEARFRYLKSPYHVGPIYLHKPTRVKAFGFVMLLSLLLYSVLEYLIREKMKRETEPLMLPGKRKSFRPTGLAILEMLDGMTTVHMQVGDTWQRVPATPHNPQIMRVLKLLNMDLSIYTEAQKTA, from the coding sequence GTGCGGGAGGCTTTCCAGTTGTTCGGTCCAGTTCGCTCGTATGTCATGGGGCCTGCGCCCGTTTTAGCCAGACTGATCGACGAATTGAAGTGGGTAGAGATCATCGACGAGTTCGTGCCACGTCCGGATAGCAAACTGTCCATCGGGTTGCGTACCAAGGCGTTGCTAGTTCATATCGGCACGAACCGCGAAGCCCTCTACCGAGTGGAGGAGTTCTACGCGCAACGGGATGTGGAAGTCCTGCTTGGAAACGGCGTCTCCGCAGACGATCTCCATGATGACGCTTTGGCCCGGGCTCTGGATGCCTTGTACGACGCAGGTCTCGAGGCATTATACGCGCGTATCGCCCTACACACGCTACGCAGACTCCGGGTGCTCAGCGATTCCAACGAACTCATCCCCATCCATGCGGATACCACGTCGCTCTCTGTGACAGGCGAGTACCTGGACCAAACAGCGTTTCGCATTGACCGGGGATTCTCCAAGGACCACCGGCCTGATCTCAAGCAAATTGTGTTTGGACTTTGCACCGTCCATGGTCTGGGGCTATGCGCGAACGTCAACCCTGGGAACTTGGACGATCACACATGGAATTTCGAGAACATCCAGCAACTCCTGAGCCAGCTCGATGAGGAGACGCGAAAGAGAAGCGTCTACGTCGCGGACGCGGCGTTGGTGACGAAGGACAACCTTGAGCTTTTGGCGGAGGAAGACATCCATTTCATCTCACGACTGCCGGGGACGTATAAGCTGTCCGAGGACCTGAAGAGAGCGGCATGGGAGAAAGAAAACAGCTGGAAAGAAGTCGGTCGGCTCGCTGAGGCGGAAGACAGCGCCCATTACAGGATCCAGGCCTTCCGTCGCACGCTGTACGGGCGAACGTATCGATTCGTGGTGGTGCGCTCCTCCAGCCTGGATACCCGGAAGGAGCGCAAGCTCGAAGAGGTGCTCAAGCGTGAGAAGGCTGCGCTGGAGAAAGCGGCCAAGGCGATGAACCAAAACGTCTACAGTTGTGAACAAGATGCACAGATGGCCATGCAGACCTTCATGCACGAACACCGTGCCACTTTGCATCCCATCTCCGCCCGCATATGTGCCGAGCAGGTGCAGGAAAAACGCGCGCGCCGCGGTCGCCCGCGCAAAGATGACCCGCCACCGCCGGTGCATACACAGTACCGTGTGGAAGTGGAGATCTTACCGCCTTCTGAGGAGCGGGTTCAGCAGTGGCGAGAGAAGGAAGCGACGTTTGTGCTCATCACCGACATCCGCGATGATCAGCGTGTGTCAGATGAACAGATCCTCCGCCTGTATAAGGAACAACACGAGGTGGAGGCGCGTTTTCGATATCTGAAAAGCCCGTATCACGTGGGTCCCATCTACCTGCATAAGCCGACACGGGTGAAAGCGTTCGGTTTCGTCATGCTGTTATCCCTACTCTTGTATAGTGTATTGGAATATCTCATCCGAGAGAAGATGAAACGGGAAACGGAACCGCTCATGCTGCCAGGCAAACGAAAGAGTTTTCGTCCAACAGGGTTGGCCATCCTCGAGATGCTGGATGGAATGACGACCGTGCACATGCAGGTCGGCGACACGTGGCAGCGAGTACCTGCAACGCCTCATAATCCTCAGATCATGAGGGTTCTTAAGCTGCTGAACATGGACCTGAGCATCTACACGGAAGCGCAAAAGACGGCTTGA
- a CDS encoding chemotaxis protein CheX has product MPQAVLPEVLNTSFEAAKVVFPVPFVREKLEVVNQYIHSEELGVLIGLTHDLQGRLIIEGRAPVFQALGVAMYGMELADTMLESFVGEIGNMVAGNMSTRLAENGIHVEISPPTVIVGPTKLTGFVTAAKVPLHLENIGLIHVILILDESE; this is encoded by the coding sequence GTGCCACAAGCTGTGTTACCTGAGGTATTGAATACGTCGTTTGAAGCTGCAAAAGTAGTATTTCCTGTACCTTTTGTTAGAGAGAAATTGGAGGTGGTCAATCAATATATCCATAGCGAAGAACTTGGAGTGCTGATTGGCCTCACGCACGATCTGCAGGGCCGGCTGATTATCGAAGGTCGTGCGCCCGTGTTTCAAGCCTTAGGTGTCGCGATGTATGGGATGGAATTAGCGGACACCATGTTGGAATCTTTTGTTGGCGAAATTGGAAATATGGTGGCGGGTAATATGTCGACGCGTCTAGCGGAGAATGGGATTCATGTGGAAATTAGTCCGCCAACCGTCATAGTGGGTCCCACCAAGCTGACGGGGTTCGTTACGGCAGCGAAGGTTCCTCTACATCTGGAGAACATCGGGCTCATTCATGTGATTCTCATATTGGACGAATCAGAGTAA
- a CDS encoding response regulator — MARILVVDDAAFMRMMIKDILVKHGHEVVGEASDGEQAAKLYQELHPDLVTMDITMPNVDGIEAVRRIRAMDPQARIIMCSAMGQQAMVLDAIRAGAKDFVVKPFQADRVINAVEKALQ; from the coding sequence ATGGCGCGTATTTTGGTCGTCGATGATGCTGCATTTATGAGGATGATGATTAAGGATATTCTCGTGAAACATGGACACGAAGTGGTTGGAGAAGCCTCTGACGGCGAACAAGCAGCGAAGCTATACCAAGAATTGCACCCCGATTTGGTCACCATGGATATCACCATGCCGAATGTGGACGGAATTGAAGCAGTCAGGAGAATACGAGCGATGGATCCGCAGGCTCGTATCATCATGTGTTCAGCAATGGGGCAACAAGCGATGGTACTGGACGCAATTCGGGCCGGGGCGAAGGATTTTGTTGTGAAACCCTTCCAAGCAGACCGAGTGATAAACGCTGTCGAAAAGGCCTTACAGTAA